A segment of the Anabrus simplex isolate iqAnaSimp1 chromosome 11, ASM4041472v1, whole genome shotgun sequence genome:
cgtcggggtcggaaaagaacaagagttgaccaaggcaggtcgaataggatagttgaaagtgaagagcctggcacaagtggatgcaatgccaggactcagctaaggaccccgtcttcgccaacccacgctcccaagagcccatggggccccttttagtcgactcttacgacaggcaggggataccgtgggtgttattctaccgcctctaaGCCACTAGCCAAAGaaacattacttttgtttcggatgtatttgttttcatcttgtactgtcctaccattcagcaatttatcgcGATCTTCCGCAGACTCagctaaaataacaatatcatcggcaaatctcagggatttgatttcctctcagtggattgtgattccttttccagatTACCCTTTGATTCCCTTACCTTATGTTCTGTATTCACATTAAGAAAGGCATTCTATATAAACAATGAGAAGGTTAAGGTGTTAGAAAACTTATCACTGGATTATTTTCATTTAGCGTGGCATGAGGGGTTagaatatttctttagaatttgcttcacgtcgcaccgacacagctaggtcttatggcgacgaggggacaggaaaggacaagggttgggaaggaagcgcccgtggcattaattaaggtacagcccctgcatttgcctggtgtgcaaatgggaaactacggtaaactgtcttcagggctaccgacagtggggttcgagttcactatctcccgggtgccagctcacagctgcgcgctcctaaccgcacggccaactcgcccggtgaggggtTAAACTTCGTTTGTGTGTGTAACCATTTTCACCTTTGGTTTATTTTTAGCATACAGTATATGCCATTAGGAATTTTGTTGTGAGGTAGTTGGTAACGACGCCATACTGGATATTTCAACCAATGGTAGTAGGAGTAACCACAGGAGTTATGGAAAATGAGGCCTGCTTAATGACGTGTGCATGTCTACCCATTAGTCCCATTTGTTGATACGGGTCCGGGGATGAAGCGAAAGAAATTGATATGGcataattttacggccggatgccctttctgacgccaacctcatttgagaagccaatgaagatgaaatgaataatggtgaatgaaattgggtaaggtgaCCTTTGaagaggaactgtcccggcatttacctggaagtgaaaatggaaaatcgcagAAAACCAGTTTTAGCACAGCGGACGGAAGTTCAAACActttcgtctcccgaatgcagagcttggttccatagccgcaGCAAGTTAACACGCGCAGCCACTTCGCTCGGTTCGGTGTAGTTATACTTACTTATCATATAGCTTTCAGTGCCGGCTCGCTTGGTGGAAATTTTCCTATCTGAAtctcatgggtgacctgcgcgtctcgatgtgggatgatgataatcaGGTAGGAAGACGataaacccggtgttggcacgtagcctactcctgtcgaataacaccaagggatctgctcaaagctttacgtcaccatccgacggacgtgtcaccatcatcagcgttatatgccctcactccatatgaacactacggagaggtttggaattgaatccaggctgttgatacgcaatctagtgattagaaactgtataccaccacctctcctaccctggggGGCCAACATTCTGACGATGAATTtattttcgactaacgggactcgaaccgcctaaccacggcgtcagaccatatagactttctttcttaatccgtttaccgtccagggttggtttttccctcggactccgcgagtttgtcctgaaacgtgagactttgggtcagggatacaactgggaaggagtaccagtacctctcccaggtggcctcccctgctatgctgaacagggaccttgtaaggggatgggtagattggaagtgttggacgaggaagagggaaggaagcggccgtggccttaagttaggtatcatcccggcattttgcctggagaagaagtgggaaaaccacttcgaggatggctgaggtgggaatcgaacgccctctgctcatttgacctcccgaggctgtggaCCCCGTCCTAGTCCttgtaccatgtttcaaatttcattgcaggcccgggaatcgaaccccagcttctggcagtggcagctaatcacactaatcactacaccacagaggcggactccatatATTCATGAATGGCAATAATATACATATAGTGGGTGTTACAATGCATCTGTTCTTCGACTATTCCTCGTAAGAACACTGAGTTCATCGGGAGATCATGGTACAATCCCATCCTACACTAGCAGACCCACTAACGGGGAAAAGAAAGGAAGTTACCATTCATGAATTGTACAAGTAAAAAAGAGAAATTATTGATGAAAAGCTTAATGAAGAAATAACGCATAGCAATATATTTCACAGAAATTCTACATTTAAGTGCAACTAATTAAGCTATTTTAAAATAACACGTCAGCCAAGCCTACACGCAGTGTACTGGAGACTCAGAATTGCGAAGTAGTAAGCAGTTATCCAACTACTATGGTAGTGTCATTGAGAAATGTGTACTCTGGTACAACCAGATTGATAGGAGCAGGTCCTCTCCGAACTCGGCCAGCCCCATCAAAATGCGATCCATGACAAGGACAATAAAATCCATGATAATCACCCGCTTTCGGTATAGGTACGCAACCCAAATGGGTACAAACTCCTATCAGGACCAACCATTCTGGTCTTTGGACTCTGTCTTCATCACGTTGAGGATCTCTCAACGTACTTATATCCACACTTCGTTCTCTTTCGATGTCTTCCTGCGTTCTATGAAGGATGAATAAAGGTTTATTTCGCCATTTTAGAGTTAAATTCGAACCCTCGGGTATAAGGGTTAAATTGACCTCTGCTTTAGCAAGAGCGAGTACATCCGCGGATGGAGCCATACTCAGAATGAACTGCAGCGCCACTACTTTACACGAATAAGCTGCTGCAGTTCCAGCAGCTCCCATTATCATGTAAGTAAACAACTTTCTGGACGTTCCATCGTCTTTCTCACCTGTGTTTCGTTTCTTTCCGCGGTCTCTTCTGTAAAAGGAGTAATCAGGCACTTTGAAGTCGCTGTGATGTAACAGCTCAATCCGTTGACTAAAATTTGGGGCGGATAACGGTAACCGACACAGAGCAAACGGTGAAGATAATATAAATGGTTGAAATATTACTTGTGGAGTTCTTAATCTAAGCAATGAAATCAACATTGCAGTCCTTGGTGTAAGTGTTGAAGCAAATAAAAATGCGAAGTCAGTGAAATTGAAGAAAACATTTGACAACAACATACAAGCATAGAAAAaatatagtattcttcttcttcttcttttgtttattgGGCTATACATTTGCGATTTACCCAGCCACTAAGTCATTGTAATATAAAACACCATGTCTATGAAGGAGGATAAGGGAAATTTGGAAAAATAATGATCACAGTAATGGAAAAGGAATTAGCCTAAACCTATGAGAGAAAATTAAAAAGTTAAACACTAATGGGTAAAATACACAGTATGTTTTTACTAAGACATATATATATTCCGGATCTATAGATAAGCGACACACATTAAATTCTAATGTTGGTTTCACACAAAAACAACTTCAGCAACAAGATTAATTTTAACCATAGAGTAAAGATAAAAGGGAACGAATTTCTACGCATAATAAGACACGTAACATGAGGTCAACTTGATGAAAGAATTTATCATCACTGTCACTGTCAGAGAATAGGCTACCATGTAAAGAATATTTACATTACGCTTTGAAAAATCAATTATAATTTACGTAGGCCTAATCATTTATATGACAATCTCGATGATACGTCTAATTGAAACTTATGTCCGCCATTTTATTCCTGACCTTTGAGTTTACCCGCTATGCCACTGTGGTCGTGTTCATGCAGATATTAATATTAAAATTGTGCCTAATACATTAACAatcattattatttgtttattgtctaataataatttttacaagagatgacaataataataataatagagtcctTTGGAATGACAAGGAAGACATATTTATTCGATATGATACTAGTGGTTTAAGTTCTGAGGAGTGACGTACAAAGTATACCACTGCCATACCACTCAGAGGGCCATATTGCACGATCACCACAAGACAGAAATACGAGCTATTCCAGGAAGGACCATGGACACTAACTGTTGTCGGCGATGCCACAACGATGTAGAAACTATTGCTCACGTCCTCGGTTAATGCTCGTATGGAGAAGTTCTACGAAATACTAGGCACCATAAAATATGATCTGCCATTGATCAAGCGTTAAGGGACTCGGGAATTACAGTCTTCGAGGACGTTCACGGTCTCTTTATTACAGGCAGCAACCGTCGAACTGACATGATAGATCCGACGAGACGATCATGTttcgagacatccgaaacacaacccaaCGAGGTAAAGGAAAAGAACACAACATATGGACCAACCATCATCCCATTCTATCAGCAAGAATACCGTCTAgataggattaatggttggcgctagaggaacaATTCCTCTTTTTTTTCATCCAGttttgcaaatcatttaacctcaatcaggcactgataaaagaaattgcagtgactgccttgacaTATTCCGTCCAAATTCTAAAGAACCATATCTCGCAAACGTTTTAATTCGACAAAATACAGTATGGCAAATGggctaaccaactcacaattactttgaATATCCATATTGCCTTCTTGCATACTTTGCCCTTAGGGGCAATCTCCAGTACTCGAAATAGTAGGTAGTAGAAAGGAGTTCCACACAGAGCTAAGAGTTTCGCTTGTACAACAAGTAAATATGTTGGTAGCTGTAAGTCATATAAAGTGATTTGGAAGAGTTTTCTTCCACAATCATAAATCCATATTTTTTAAGCTTGTATTTTGTGGAAGTTCTTATAGTAAAGTTACATTTGTAATAGTGTTATTAATAAGTAATTATTTATAAGATCTTAATTTCATGGTTAAAAGTGAACATTCGTGAAAAAACCACCACCCTAATATCAGTGTAATCACTACATAATTTTTAGCCTTTTTGTTGTAACTCTGAAATGCGGCTGGATAGCAGCAGCAGGACTGAAGAGTGCGAAACTGCATTTTCCTACCTCAAAAAGTACTCCTCTGACTTCTCACCAGCAGTTGTGAATTCGCAct
Coding sequences within it:
- the LOC136883130 gene encoding cytochrome b-c1 complex subunit Rieske, mitochondrial-like; protein product: MLISLLRLRTPQVIFQPFILSSPFALCRLPLSAPNFSQRIELLHHSDFKVPDYSFYRRDRGKKRNTGEKDDGTSRKLFTYMIMGAAGTAAAYSCKVVALQFILSMAPSADVLALAKAEVNLTLIPEGSNLTLKWRNKPLFILHRTQEDIERERSVDISTLRDPQRDEDRVQRPEWLVLIGVCTHLGCVPIPKAGDYHGFYCPCHGSHFDGAGRVRRGPAPINLVVPEYTFLNDTTIVVG